The following is a genomic window from Chiloscyllium plagiosum isolate BGI_BamShark_2017 chromosome 51, ASM401019v2, whole genome shotgun sequence.
GGAATAGGGATTATGAGAACCCCTTTCTCTTTTCATGCTGTGACTGGCCACTGTATCACATTTGTAACGCTCAATATTACTTTCCCCGGCAGATGTAAGCACTGTCAGAAAGGACTGCACATCTTTCCAGTCTCCTACATGCTCTGGCGACACGATAGCTGTACGGAGAATGGCGTGTACAAGAGAATAGCGGTACCTATATCTGGAGGCAATATTCAATTCCTGCATTTTGGATCAGAGAGCCCTGGAGCTCTTGGCTTCCTCCCAGCCCTAGACGAAAGCCCGTCTCACACCAAGACACCATCTCCTCTCACCCTCCCAAGCCCAACACCCGTGAaaaatccaaaatggccacagACAGTTGGAAGACACGGAGCGGAATGCTGCCACCTCAGTCCTCTGTAACCTCCAGCACCGATTCACTGATGGCTAGGTCCCAGTACTGCTCCACTCCGTGTTTCTTGAAATGCTCCCGTGCCATGCTCTCTGTCGGACACTGTTTGAATTTCATGTCGCCAAAACTCCTCTCCTTCGCCGTTCCCTGGTTTGACAGGAGAGAAAAAGGAGGCAGGGGTGTCACACACAAATAGCTCCGTGTGTCAGAATCAAGACCCCGGAGAGCAGTTGCTGAACCCCGTGTCAGTGCTCCCTCATGCCAACGACAAAAATCAAGGCAAGTCCTGAAAATGACAACCCACCACTTGATGACTTGCATCGATGTAAGCAGTTTTAGCGTCCCACAGAAGTGCACCCAAATTTAATTTGACACCGAGTCACTTGAGGGATGGCTATGGAAAGAGGTCAGGTTCTTGAAGGGGAAGAGAGCATGAGCTGGGGAGGGGCAGCGCCAGCGGGGGAGACAGCGCGGGCAGAGCAGAGGTTTCGGAAGGTGATTCCAGAGCTTGGGGCTGAGGTGCAGAAATCGTGTGACGAGCAAGGGTCCAGAATTGGGTCTCCGAAAGGCCGCAGAGGCTGAAGTTACAGCAAATACACTACTTAATTAAATACATCAATTAGCAGCATCgtcaaaggctttggagaggtgtGGCTGGTCGACACAGGCAGGCAGCTGCTCCAGTTCGACTCAGTGTCATCAGCCTGAGGGAGTCGGGCCAGCCTGGGCTTCCAGAGACTCCGCTGAGCAGACAGGCTCAGTTTCAGGTGGTGGCCAAGTCACCCCCGGCTCTGGTTTTCAAACAAAGGGGACAAGCCATCAGGCCGGGAAGCTGTGGGGTCACAGGGAGCTGTAATTGATGAAAACACGGCTTACCTCCCACACCAGCACACACTTGTTCACCTTCTTCACAACCTCATCGTCTGATCCGTCTTCGTCTGAGAGGGTGGAAGGGCAAAAACACACTATTACAAGCCCGGGCTTAACTCGCTCCAAACACTGAGCTGCAAGCACCCAACATCCTGGTCCTTTGACTACCTTCCCTGTACACCGCACAGAAGGTGCCCGCACTCAAATGCAACGAGATCTGGACGATAcctccaggcttgggctgacaagtggcaagtaatattcgcgACACaaaaatgccaggtaatgaccatcaccaataggaGACACTAACCACCGCCCCATGACATTCAACGGtattccatcactgaatccccattgtcaacatccttggagttaccattgaccagaaactcaccacAGTGaccagtggctacaagagcagatcagagactagggatactgcgacaagtaactcacctcctgacaccccaaagtctatccaccatttacaaggcacaagtcaggattagGATGGAATATTTCCCGCTTGCCCTggacgggtgcagctccaacatcacaagaagcttgacaccatccaggactaagCAACCTGCTCGATTGGCACATCTAcaaaacattcaatccctccacctcctagcagcagtgtgtattatcgacaagatgcactgcagaaattcaaagatcctgagacagcaccttccaaacccacgaccacttccacctagaaggacaaggggctgCAGGTACGTGGGAAcacccacctgcaagttcccctcaaagccactcaccaccttgacttggaaatataaccgccattccttcacagtcattagatcaagatcctggaattcccgcctaccggcattgtgggtcaacccacagcaggtggactgcagtgattcaagaaggcagctcaccaccccccccaccttctcaagggacaaagagggatgggctatcaatgctggccagccagtgtcgcccaagtcccacaaatgaaccAAAACAAATTCAGCCTCTCATGTTTACGTCTCAGAGCTTTACCATTCCCTTTCACTGTGTCCCCCTGCTCTCTTTACATGCTGTAGACTTCAGCAGGTCTGTGTCCTGCCCCTTCAGACCGCATCCCCGCTGGAGTTCCTCCCGGAGGAGGGAAGCACGGAACCAACATCATGACTCACCGTCGTCTCGAGAAGTGGCAGTCTGCTCAGCCCACTTTATACGATGCAGCATCAGACGCTTGAATTTCTTCTGTGCTTTGGGACCTGattggagaggagaggagaggacagCCTTGAAAACTGGGAATCGCAGCTTTTAACAACACTCCCTCTCTGCCCACAGACACACTtcaaaaggtgcagagaaggggCAGCATCACCATCTCCTGCACTCACAGCAGCATTACTCCCAATACCCTGATCCCAGCAAGAACCCTTTTAAAACTGAAGGTCCCTCGACTCATCTAAAacaaacaggatctggaccagatgggccgagaagtggcagatggagcttaattcagataaatgtgaggtgctgcattttgggaaagcaaatcttagcaggacttatacacttaatggtaaggtcctagggagtggggctgttttccctggagtgtcggaggctgaggggtggcctgatagaggtttacaaaatcatgaggggcatggatagggtaaataggcaaagtcttttccctggggtcagggagtccagaactagagggtataggtttagggtgagagggaaaagatataaaagagacctaaggggcaactttttcacacagagggtggtacgtgtatggaatgagctgccagaggaaatggtggaggctggtacaattgcaacatttaagaggcatttggatgggtatacgaataggaacagtttggagggatacggaccgggtgctgtcaggtgggactagattaggttgggatatctggtcagcatggacgggttggaccgaagggtctgtttccatgctgtacatctctatgactttataactctaaAAGTTAAGATGCCTTTACACAGTCGCCATCAAATTCCTGGACAGACACAGCTTGGGATTACAGACATAGTAAAGCCCCCGTACTCTTCTGAACTACAATCAAAGCTGTCTCTACACTATCCACTATCAAAcaccccagggacagggacagcacggggttagatacagagtaaagctccctctacactgtccccccccaatcaaacactccccaggacagggttagatacagagtaaagcttcctctacactgttccccccatcaaacactcccagaatagggacagcatggggttagatacagagtaaagctccctgtacactgtcccccatcaaaccctcccaggacagggacaggatggcCTGAAACTCAGGGCACCAACACAAACTCAGCCCAAATCTTCCTCacctccctctaccaccaccacgTTAACATCTTTGTGCAGGACTACAGTTCCCGTCAGGTACAGCTGCCCCGCATTGGTTTCCACTTTGAACTTCTTCGCTGAGTTGCTCAGGTTTCGGATTCTGAAATTAGCAGAGGATCAGTTAGGGCAATTCCACAGCAGTTTTCAGTGGGGACGATGCCCTACAGATTAACATTAAACATATACAGAGTGTCATAAAtctgtgctgtcagagggtcagcgccgagggacgCGACGCACCGGGAGTAAAGTTCAAAAGCGTTTGCTGGCAGCGAATACACAAATAGCTTTGCGAATTGTTGCCAGAGCTAATCAGACAGTGACATCCTAAAGCTCTTCGGCTTCGATGTGCATCGCAGCTCCCACCGCTGCTCCAACAACGTGCACGACCAGACATAACATGTTGAAAGTAACGGCAAACCCATTGATGCCTGGCAGGAGGTGCCGTCCCTGGACTAGCACCGAGTCAGGCAGATTGAGGGTAGGCTCGACTGCCAGCAATGGGCTGACCCCAGCTGAACCAGGGCAGCCGTAGTGGGGGAGCAGCAGGTATGCAGGGCTGGCAGAGGGAGCGAGGGGGCATTGGAAATCCCTGGCACAGGATCACCATTCAGCTCAGCACCCACACCCTGCTGGACAGGCAGGGCACCTTCAACCCGATGCCCTGGACAGTCGAGCAGACCGTGGGGAGTGCTGACATTTCCGATGGGTACCTCAGGCGATGGGGTGGAATAGGCAGCACCCACACAGGGGGGGCAATTCGGagggtgaggagtggcagaggtGAAACCTCGCGGCCGGACTCACCGGTAGACTGCGATGTGGACGCCCAGGGACACGTCTTCCTTCAGCTTCTTGATCTTCTTCTCTCTCCGCTGGTCAGCTGTCAGCTTGCGGGCACTGTTGGCGTCCTGATGAGCCCTGCAACGAAACACGGGGTCACCCAAGGCCTGCGACACTCCACCCAGCTGGTTTCTTGAGCCAGCCCTTGCCTTCCGCTGCCTCAGAGGCTGCGGCTCACTCTCGCCACGAACTCTCCCCCTCCAACACAACTCCAGCCCACTCACCGCCCGGCAGTCAGCTGCACTCCTGCCCTCTGAGCCCACGCTCGCCTCCCTCCCAGGGAGCAGGAACAGCACAAACCCCTGCTGGGATCACCAATTCAAGGACaaacccatcccccccccccccgcgccaCCACTTCTGACGATGGGTTGGTGAGGTAGCCTGCCCGCTGGTCCCTGACCGCGAAGTCATTTTCCCAGCAACCTCATCGCATGCACCAATCTGACTCGCGTACCATCCACTAGCCTCTGCTCTCTCCTACCCTCGCTAACTGTTCATCCTTGCAATCCCTCAGGCCCATTCAGCTttccctgcacccccccccccccccacaacactTACTTTAACCTCTTGGCCATCTGTGCCCTGACGTGAGCCTCCACCTTGGTTGGATCCTGCACAGCTTCTGTCCCGAGAACCCGCATCAGGTTGGAGATCCGCACTGTGGGGAGACAAAGGAGGCCCCGATGTGAGGAAGGGGGACAGAGATCTggtgggtgggagtgggggataAAAGAAAAGCGAGACAGTTCCACTGGCTGCTTACCCTTTGGCTCAGGAGGAGGCATGAGCCCCAGACGTATCTTCTCCTGCATCTCCTTCAGGCCCTCCCGCCGAGTCTGTCGTCGCAGCTTCTTCTGCTCCTTCTTGGTCAGGTAAACACCAAGCGTCACCGGCTTGTCTGTGTCAACTGTGCACACACAACGTGGAGGGGGTGGACAGACAAAGACGGTCAGTCAGCCAGAGCCAGACCATTGGGCTCTCTCCAGCAGCCACCCTGCTCACGCAGAGGATGCTCCACAGATAAAACCCCACGTGGCCACGCAGCCAGCGTGCCAGCTGCAGCTGTGCACAAAGGGTGGATGTTCAGTCCCTGACATGTacccactccctcctccacccaAGCCAGAAGATCGGGCCCCAGATTTGAGCACAAACTCCAGACACACCAATGTCATCACAGGCAGAGCGCCGCACCGTCGGGAGGGAGGGCGCCCAGGCACGGCGCCGCACCGTCGGGAGGGAGGGCGCCCAGGCAGGGCGCCGCACCGTCGGGAGGGAGGGCGCCCAGGCACAGCGCCGCACCGTCGGGAGGGACGGCGCCCAGGctcagcgccgcactgtcgggagGGACGGCGCTGAGAGAACGCGTCGCTTGGCCACCACATTTCTTACATCCCTGTATTATTTTGAATGTCCCCCAGTAGCTGTGAAATACTTTGGGTGGACCTGAAAAGCCTGTTCTTTCCCTGTTAGACATAACTAAAACAGACTAAAACATAGAGACCGACCTCGAGGGGGGAAATGTCCGAACTGGGGAAAGGGTGCGCAGAGCAGAGCAGGGAGTTAAAGCTGGGGCTGGCCTGCAACGATAACACTCATGCCACCGTGGGGCTCGTACCGGGAGGGCTGATTTGAGTCGGATGCTCCACCAAGTTTGTAATGCCGTGGAAATTCTGTTCATTCTTCAGATTCTCCGTTGTCCTGAGCATGCGTTTAAATTCAAAACAGAGGCAGAGAGATACAGAGGAACATCAAGACAAGTGCAATGCTGCTCGCTCGCTCTCCTTTTTACTCAAGTTATTAACGCAGGTAATTTAGTACGCGACGTGGCTGCCcgagccaatccaccctgacctgcacatctttggaactgtgggaggaaaccggagcacccggaggaaacccacgaccctgacctgcacatctttggactgtgggaggaaaccggagcacccggagggaacccacgcagacagggggagagtgtgcaaactccacacagtcagtcgcccgagggtggaatcgaacctgggtctctggcgctgtgaggcagcagtgctaaccactgagccaccgtgccgcccacttagggAAAAGGATCAGCAAGCCAGGCAATCGACCAGATTTCACCACGTTTTGTGGGGTTTAAGAGTTGCAAGCGTGTGCACACCGGTGGATAGCCCAACGACACAGCCGGGAGTTCTCACCCAGGCCACGCCTGCGTTAAGCACCCCACCTCGCCTAGCTGCCTCGAGACTCAGCCCTCAGAACCTCACTCCCCACCCAGCGTCCAGGCAACTCACAGCTCGATCCCGCTCTGAATGATGTAGGAATCCCACCACTCGATTTCCGGCACCTCGCCCTCCCTCAGCTCCTTCTTGGGGGCGATCAGTGCCAACTTGGTCGAGGTCTGGATGCCCGTCTTCTTGGCCGCCTGTGCGATTTCGGTCTGCAGTTTCTCCAGCTGCGCCTGAACACAGAATGGAGAGGGCAGGGGTgggtttgggggggaggggggggtaacTGCGTTAAAGATACAGCACCAGTGGAGTCGTGCCCTCCTCAGCTCCTTCCCGCATCGTCACCCACTTCCACTCATGAGATTGTGGGATACGAGGGTCGCATCATTTTCCAGCCCCCAACCCCATCTCTGCTTGCTCTTGCCACCCCAAGTCAGCAACGCTACAGCGGGAAAGACTCCAGCGTGAACCTGACGGGGTTTTCCAACACCTTTTACAGACCCCTTgcctgattctatttccaaatttTTCAATAAACTGGATCTCTCAAAACGCCTGGCCGTAGAGTTTGGACTTTTCGCTGGATTATTAAATCAGTAACATCTAATCACTGTGCTGCCTACCCAATAGTTTCCTTTTTCAAAAGCACAGGGCTTACGCTTTCAAAAGGAAAGGCAGAGGGAGGCGAACTGAGAGATCAAAGGGGGCTCCGTTTCCCCTTCACCGGGGTCACTGGAGTTTTACCATCCACCAAACATTCACGAGGGATTCAATCAAACAGCGAGGGGGCTCAATCCAAACCATCGCAGCTTTTAGCCTGCTGGGGGGAGCCGACACTATAAGAACAGCGTTTCATCTCGCTCTTCATCCTTACTCTTAAATAATTCAACTCTGCCGCTATTCCCTTTCAAGTCCCAaccccctcccacccaccccgTCTGATTTCTCTTTcgcgaggtggggggggggggggggttgaggggAAACGGAGCCCCCGCCCCTCTCCCACTGCTCGCTCGTCCCAGGCCGGCCGCCGCTACCTTGGTGCGTATCCTCTGGGCTATTTTCTCAAACTTGCCCCTCTCATGGAAGCGGAAGATCCTCTTCTGGCGCTGGGAGGGCAGCACGGGCACACGGGGATCGTAGAAGGTGTTGGCCTCCAGGTCATCGCTGGGCTTCTCCCTCAGCAGCAGCTGCTTGAACTGCTCCCGCTTCACCGCCCGGATGTTGGCTTTCAGGGTGGGCATCCGGTGGGTCAGCTCCACCTCCTTCCCAGTGGCGTCCACCGTTCGGCCCTGGTCGTCCAGTATCAGCGGTGTCGGCTTCAGGTGCtccttcaactccactttgctgccaaCGGAAACAGGACGTTAGTCTGAACAAAAAACACATACCAACACCTCAGGTTCCACCATCGGCAGCGGGGATGCAACTGTGGTTGTGCCAAGTTTCTTTTTGGGAGGGGGCAGacaattgggctgagaagtgggggGCACTGGTGGTCAAGTCAGCAATTTGGGCTGACACATGGCAAATGGCATTTGTACCACACAATTACCTGGGCAAAGACCATcatcaacaagacagaatctaaccatctccccatgTCATTCATTGCCATTAGCAACGTGAATCCCAACCCCTAACTATCAACATCCATCTCATTACCATCTCCcaaaagacagaatctaaccatcacgcccatgacattcaatggtgttaccaaccCAAACCTCCCCCTCTATCAAAATCTGCGTGGTCACCATCTCACaagggacaatctaaccatcgccccatgacattcaatagtgtcaCTATGATTGcattcccactatcaacatcctggggttcaCCATCTCACAGGAGACTATTAATAATTGGTCTTTGGAGTTCAATggcactaccatcactgaatcccccactattaaagtccgaggagttaccattgacctgaaCTGGAGCAGCCATATAAATTGTGCCCCACAATAGCAGGAGGGGGGCTGGGAGTCCTGCAACcagtaactcacctgctgactccccaaagcctgccccaccatcaacaaggcacatgtcaggagcacagtggaatactccccacttgcctggatgggtgcagctccaaccacactcGAGGagctttgacaccatccaggacaaagcaacccgcttggttaacatattcattccctccaccactgatgctcagtcgtAGCAGTATGCACCAtcaataagatgcactgcagcaactcaccatgaccttccaaacccatgaccacttccatccagtaCAACAAGGGCAattgatacatgggaacattgctgtcgcccccccccaccccccgcaatCCGGAGTTGGAAATATACTGtttctctatgctactttctccacacccccaccctcctctcatttatctctccacctttcagaccctctgcctgtattcctgatgaagggcttttgcccaaaacatcaactctgctgctcctttgatgctgcctgcactgctgtgcttttccagagctggaaatgtgttgctggaaaagcgcagcaggtcaggcagcatccagggaacaggagaatcgacgtttcgggcataagcccttcttcagaaagcccttttccagcaccactctaatctagactctggtttccagcacctgcagacgtTATTTTTATCTAATATATTATTTCATCACTAGCACTGGGtgtaaagtcctggaattccctccttaaaggcATTGAGAGTCATCAACCATAGTTCAAGAAggggagctcaccaccaccttctcaagggcaactagagacaggcaataaatgctgactcaggcAGCGCACcaaatcccatgagtgaattttttttttaaataccaaaTAAAGGTAAGTCCCAACTGGCCAAATACTGTGCTTGCTAGTGTGCTTGCTAGTAGAGACAAGATTCATCTGTGGAGAGGCAACACTGACAGAGAAATTATATAAAGCTTACGGACTCTCGGAGAGACAAGATCAGCGCAGCGACTGGGCAGTGGTCTAGTCTCCACATGATAAAAGGACACAAAGGTGCAAGAGCAGAATTTAGTAGATTGAAACAGAGAGGCTGAGAGATTTCTGGTGACCAGtcacatcaagggatatggggactgCGTGGGTAATTGGCGTTGAGGTggaccatcagccatgatcgagaatggtggagcaggctcgagggggcAAACGGCCTTCTCCTGTTACTGGAGTAGGGGGAAAACAGAGGACATGCTCTCACGGGGAACAGGGCATCTGCTCCCACGCAGAAATATTTCACGCAACAGTGAAAAATACCATGTCAAGGAATGACAGCAACTGGAGGACTGCCAACACGTTACAGTTACGAATAAATGGGAATCAAGGAGAAATGTCTGTGTATCCTGAgagggagaatgtggaattcacacCCATGGGACGTGGTCGAGGTAAAGAGCAGGATAGGGGCAacgtgagggagagagggttccTTCACCAAGTGTCCGAGAAGATGCACCCCCCCAACCCTCAGTCAGTGCAGGCTAGGAccactcactttctccccatggggcagcacactgcagcacagatacTCACGGGGGTGCGATGCCCATGGCGTGCAGATTGGCGAGGCCCACCAGGTTGGTGCTCTGCAGCAGTCCGGGCTTCAAGGAGAGCTGGGTCTGGATCCGGGCCTGCAGTTCGGCCGCCTTCTTGGCCTTTTCAATGGCATCGTTCATAAAGGAGGCTGCCTGGGAGGGCTGGATGGTCTGACCCATCGGAGGCAGGTCAGCGTTGGGAGCCAGGGCCGAAACCCGCTGCAGAGAAACAAGGTCACGTCAGGCAACAGCGAACAGCAGAGAGCTCAACCAGAGAGACGCCCATTTCTGCAGCACCTCTCACCACCTCAGCTGGCCCCAGAATAGGTCACAGGTTGACATCCAGTCAACATTGGGCTGTGGCACCTCAAGACTACAGCCTGCTTGATGGACACTCCATCTATCaccttccttcattcattcacttcctccaccagtaACGCCCATTcgcagcagggtgtaccatctacaagatgcactgcagcaaatcaCCAGGGCTCCTCAGACACCATtaatatctagaaggacaaggacagcagatacatggaactgtaagttcccctccaatccactcaccatacTGCCTGGACGTATACAGTCGTCCACTCACTCCCTTACAGTACTGTGGGTGTCCCCTACATcaccacagactgcagcagttcaagaaagcgaCTCACCATCACTTCAATGGGCAACCAGATATAGCAACAAACACTAatccagctagtgacacccacctcCCGTGCTCAAAGAGAACCCGCAGCAC
Proteins encoded in this region:
- the prpf3 gene encoding U4/U6 small nuclear ribonucleoprotein Prp3, which translates into the protein MSLSKRDLDELKPWVEKTVKRVLGFSEQTVVTAALNCVGKGMDKKKTVEHLKPFLDDSTVRFVDKLFEAVEEGRNTRHSKSGGEKHRKRELKEVFGEDSEVTRESSSKRKRILRFEEVEENDIIPGPPTESPGMLTKIQIKQMMEAATKQIEERKRQLSLITPSFQQRVSALAPNADLPPMGQTIQPSQAASFMNDAIEKAKKAAELQARIQTQLSLKPGLLQSTNLVGLANLHAMGIAPPKVELKEHLKPTPLILDDQGRTVDATGKEVELTHRMPTLKANIRAVKREQFKQLLLREKPSDDLEANTFYDPRVPVLPSQRQKRIFRFHERGKFEKIAQRIRTKAQLEKLQTEIAQAAKKTGIQTSTKLALIAPKKELREGEVPEIEWWDSYIIQSGIELTTENLKNEQNFHGITNLVEHPTQISPPVDTDKPVTLGVYLTKKEQKKLRRQTRREGLKEMQEKIRLGLMPPPEPKVRISNLMRVLGTEAVQDPTKVEAHVRAQMAKRLKAHQDANSARKLTADQRREKKIKKLKEDVSLGVHIAVYRIRNLSNSAKKFKVETNAGQLYLTGTVVLHKDVNVVVVEGGPKAQKKFKRLMLHRIKWAEQTATSRDDDEDGSDDEVVKKVNKCVLVWEGTAKERSFGDMKFKQCPTESMAREHFKKHGVEQYWDLAISESVLEVTED